The region GGGGCTGGTGCCATTGCTGGAGCAGTGCCTGGGCAGGTGCCTGGTGCACAGCTTGTCGAGCAGACAGCATCGCAGTTACCTTCAACAACTTCGTAGCCGCAGAGTTCCAGAGCCTGCTTGGCCTGACGAACGACTGGCTTGTGGCAATCACCCAAAGCGTGTGTCAGAGCAGCGACAACTTCTGGCGAGCAGCAGCAGTGCTTGCGGATCTGGTCACCGATTTCATCGGCAGCCTTCAGACGAACTCGTTCATCGGTATCGTTGAGGGCGTAGATGAAGGCGCACATGATTTCTGGGCTGCAGACGCAGTTGTACTTGTCACCCAGCTTGTGGATGGCATGACGACGATCCTTGGCGTAGCAAGCTGTCTGCGAGGTGTAGATCAGCTTGGCAACTTCGCAAGGGTCAACGTCACAGCAGGTTGTGGTTGCACAGCTGGTTGGAGCTGGAGCAGCACAGCCTGGAGCACAGGCAGCGGGAGCAGCACAGCCTGCAGGAGCAGGTGCACATGTTGAACCGCACGATGGCTTGGCGCACTTAGCCTTCAAGCGAGCGAACAGACCACAGTGCTTGGCAGCTGGAGTGCAGCTGGGAGCACAGGTGGCTGGAGCGCAGGTGCTTGGGGCTGGAGCGGCACAAGCTGGAGCACAAGCAGCAGGGGCTGGAGCACAGGCTGCAGGAGCAGCACAGGCTGGAGCACAAGCGGCTGGAGCTGGAGCACAGGCTGCAGGAGCGGCACAGGCTGGTGCACAAGCAGCTGGGGCTGGAGCACAGGCTGCAGGAGCAGCACAGGCTGGAGCACAAGCGGCTGGAGCTGGAGCACAGGCTGCAGGAGCAGCACAAGCTGGAGCACAAGCAGCTGGAGCTGGAGCACAGGCTGCAGGAGCAGCACAGGCTGGAGCACAAGCGGCTGGGGCTGGAGCACAGGCTGCAGGAGCAGCACAAGCAGGAGCGGCGGCAGCAGGTGCACAGCAAGTCGCTGGAGCACATGTATCGCAGCAGGGGGGCTTAATGTCGGAGCACTTGCGCTGATAAACGTAAACGTTTGGCGAGCAAGGCTTGACAATAACGGGCTTACAGCAGG is a window of Planctopirus limnophila DSM 3776 DNA encoding:
- a CDS encoding HEAT repeat domain-containing protein produces the protein MRWIKFCGTMLAAMSMASLAEAGLFRGHGCGTEKACGCASTSQPACCKPVIVKPCSPNVYVYQRKCSDIKPPCCDTCAPATCCAPAAAAPACAAPAACAPAPAACAPACAAPAACAPAPAACAPACAAPAACAPAPAACAPACAAPAACAPAPAACAPACAAPAACAPAPAACAPACAAPAACAPAPAACAPACAAPAPSTCAPATCAPSCTPAAKHCGLFARLKAKCAKPSCGSTCAPAPAGCAAPAACAPGCAAPAPTSCATTTCCDVDPCEVAKLIYTSQTACYAKDRRHAIHKLGDKYNCVCSPEIMCAFIYALNDTDERVRLKAADEIGDQIRKHCCCSPEVVAALTHALGDCHKPVVRQAKQALELCGYEVVEGNCDAVCSTSCAPGTCPGTAPAMAPAPAPMAPEAIPAPVPPAARKNSEYRQLFSFNN